One genomic region from Thermus antranikianii DSM 12462 encodes:
- a CDS encoding nucleotide pyrophosphohydrolase — protein MEALTFKEAQRQVDAWISQFKEGYFPPLLMLARLTEELGEVARVLAHRHGKKPKPGEEEGDLAMELADLLFVLISLANREGIDLEEAFLKAMAKYRDRDGERWTRKGG, from the coding sequence ATGGAAGCCCTCACCTTCAAGGAGGCCCAGAGGCAGGTGGACGCCTGGATCAGCCAGTTCAAGGAAGGCTATTTCCCGCCTCTTCTCATGCTGGCCCGTCTGACGGAGGAGCTAGGGGAGGTGGCCCGGGTCCTGGCCCACCGCCATGGGAAGAAGCCCAAGCCAGGGGAGGAGGAAGGGGATCTGGCCATGGAGCTCGCCGACCTCCTCTTCGTCCTCATCTCCCTGGCCAACCGGGAGGGCATCGACCTGGAGGAAGCCTTCCTCAAGGCCATGGCCAAGTACCGGGACCGGGACGGGGAGCGCTGGACCCGGAAAGGGGGCTAG
- a CDS encoding YifB family Mg chelatase-like AAA ATPase: MLAQVRSYTLFGLDAVPVTVEVDVSPGLPSYALVGLPDKAVEESRERVRAALKNSGFPYPQARVVVNLAPAELRKEGSHFDLPIALGLLAAQGVVPLEGLAGLAVAGELGLDGTLRPVPGAVNLALGALGEGKKLLLPLESAKEAALVEGVEVYGVENLLQAVAYLRGEEEPRRVEPDDPVAALEALDLRDVKGQAKAKRALEIAAAGYHHLLMVGSPGSGKTMLARRLPFLLPPLSQEAALEVSRIHSAAGQILKGLVRTPPFRAPHHTVSYAGLIGGGAIPKPGEVSLAHRGVLFLDEFPEFSRDALEALRQPLEDGVVTVSRARASLTFPARFLLVAAMNPCPCGWYGDPERACTCTPASRQRYVGKISGPLLDRFDLVVEVPRLTPAELARAPEGEGTEAVRERVLRARERMLARQGRPNGELAGKALREHVRLTSGAENLLQAAAKRMLLSARSYDRLLRVARTIADLQGAESVEENHVAEALAYRKTL; the protein is encoded by the coding sequence ATGCTAGCCCAGGTGCGAAGCTATACCCTCTTCGGCCTGGACGCGGTTCCCGTCACCGTGGAGGTGGATGTTAGCCCCGGGCTTCCCAGCTACGCCCTGGTGGGGTTGCCGGACAAGGCGGTGGAGGAAAGCCGGGAGCGGGTCAGGGCCGCCCTAAAGAACTCGGGCTTCCCCTACCCCCAGGCCCGGGTGGTGGTGAACCTGGCCCCGGCGGAACTCCGTAAGGAAGGAAGCCACTTTGACCTGCCCATCGCCTTGGGGCTTCTGGCCGCCCAAGGGGTGGTGCCCCTGGAGGGCCTGGCGGGCCTGGCGGTGGCCGGGGAGCTGGGCCTGGATGGAACCCTGCGCCCGGTGCCCGGGGCGGTGAACCTGGCTTTGGGGGCCTTGGGCGAAGGGAAAAAGCTCCTCCTGCCCCTGGAAAGCGCCAAGGAGGCCGCCTTGGTGGAGGGGGTGGAGGTCTACGGGGTGGAAAACCTCCTTCAGGCGGTGGCCTACCTGAGGGGAGAAGAGGAGCCCAGGAGGGTGGAGCCCGACGATCCCGTGGCCGCCCTGGAGGCTTTGGACCTCCGGGACGTGAAGGGCCAGGCCAAGGCCAAAAGGGCCCTGGAGATCGCCGCCGCCGGTTACCACCACCTCCTTATGGTGGGAAGCCCGGGCTCGGGAAAAACTATGCTGGCTAGGCGCCTTCCCTTTCTGCTTCCCCCTTTGAGCCAGGAGGCCGCCCTCGAGGTAAGCCGCATCCACTCCGCCGCCGGGCAGATCCTTAAGGGCCTGGTGCGCACGCCCCCCTTCCGCGCCCCCCACCACACGGTGAGCTACGCGGGCCTCATCGGGGGCGGGGCCATCCCCAAGCCGGGGGAGGTTTCCCTGGCCCACCGGGGGGTGCTTTTCCTGGACGAGTTCCCCGAGTTTTCCCGGGATGCCCTGGAAGCCCTCCGCCAGCCCCTCGAGGACGGGGTGGTGACCGTCTCCCGGGCCAGGGCCAGCCTCACCTTCCCCGCCCGCTTCCTCCTGGTGGCGGCCATGAACCCCTGCCCCTGCGGCTGGTACGGGGACCCGGAGCGGGCCTGCACCTGCACCCCGGCAAGCCGCCAGCGCTACGTGGGGAAGATCTCCGGACCTCTCCTGGACCGGTTTGACCTGGTGGTGGAGGTGCCCCGCTTAACCCCAGCTGAGCTCGCCCGCGCCCCCGAAGGGGAAGGCACCGAGGCCGTGCGGGAAAGGGTCCTAAGGGCCCGGGAGAGGATGCTCGCCCGGCAGGGCAGGCCCAACGGGGAGCTTGCGGGAAAGGCCCTGAGGGAGCACGTACGCTTAACCTCGGGGGCGGAAAACCTCCTCCAGGCAGCGGCCAAGCGGATGCTCCTTTCCGCCAGGAGCTACGACCGCCTCCTCCGGGTAGCCCGCACCATCGCCGACCTGCAGGGAGCGGAGAGCGTGGAGGAAAACCACGTGGCCGAGGCCTTGGCCTACCGCAAGACCCTCTAG
- a CDS encoding EamA family transporter, whose product MIYVALAALLWGLGGALAGRFMGEIPPSVLIPLRFLLSFSLLLPLVLRSPPAAKEWPQLLRVGLALSGAQAFYYLAIHATTVATGIFLQYLAPALLTLYALLRGERLPGKALLGVAVALLGAYVLVVGSKGFTASPLGVAYGLLSALSFALYAAFSHGLKTPPLVSLGVATGVGSLLSLPILLGNLPRVWTLDPGDWGAVAYLVILGTVVPFSLFLLGVRTVPARNATLTAMLEPVAGAIFAWPLAGEPLSFEGLLGGTLILLGVALNRR is encoded by the coding sequence ATGATCTATGTGGCCCTGGCTGCACTTCTATGGGGCCTGGGCGGGGCTCTGGCCGGGCGGTTCATGGGGGAGATTCCCCCCTCGGTCCTCATCCCCTTGCGCTTTCTCCTGAGCTTTTCTCTGCTTCTCCCCCTGGTGCTCCGGTCTCCCCCGGCCGCCAAGGAGTGGCCCCAGCTCCTCCGGGTGGGGCTCGCCCTCTCCGGGGCCCAGGCCTTCTACTACCTGGCCATCCACGCCACCACCGTGGCCACCGGGATCTTCCTTCAGTACCTGGCCCCCGCCCTCCTCACCCTCTACGCCCTCCTAAGGGGGGAAAGGCTTCCCGGCAAGGCCCTTTTGGGGGTGGCCGTGGCCCTTTTGGGAGCCTACGTGCTGGTGGTGGGGTCCAAGGGTTTCACGGCAAGCCCCCTGGGGGTGGCCTACGGCCTCCTCTCCGCCCTTTCCTTCGCCCTTTACGCTGCCTTCTCCCATGGGCTCAAGACCCCGCCCTTGGTGAGCCTGGGGGTGGCCACGGGGGTGGGAAGCCTCCTCTCCCTCCCCATCCTCCTGGGCAACCTTCCCCGGGTTTGGACCTTGGACCCAGGGGACTGGGGGGCGGTGGCCTACCTGGTTATCCTGGGCACGGTGGTGCCCTTTAGCCTCTTCCTCTTGGGGGTGCGCACGGTACCCGCCCGGAACGCCACCCTAACCGCCATGCTGGAGCCGGTGGCCGGGGCGATCTTCGCCTGGCCCCTGGCGGGAGAACCCTTGAGCTTCGAGGGCCTTCTGGGCGGTACCCTCATCCTCCTGGGAGTGGCTCTGAACCGGAGGTGA
- a CDS encoding DMT family transporter codes for MRPSGLKIASVLLLGIFAISFGSILVRLALAASGDRSLAFSLVMSAGRMGLAALLLLPSWRRPLASRRGLPYAVAAGASLALHFALWITSLSYTSVAASTALVTTNPVWVTLFGWLFFREAPSGLTMLGIGIALLGGLLIGLGDAQGGGGTNPLLGDFLALLGAVAASLYFLLGREAQRRGLSILEYVRIAYTTAALLLLPLPYLFGGGYGGYPLAVYGYILLMALLPQLLGHTSFNWATRHIPPVLVTLAILFEPVGASLLAFLLFGELPGVQVLLGALVLLLGVGIAVVGAQR; via the coding sequence ATGCGGCCCTCCGGGCTCAAGATCGCCTCCGTACTGCTCCTGGGCATCTTCGCCATCAGCTTCGGCAGCATCCTGGTGCGCCTGGCCCTGGCGGCCTCCGGGGATAGAAGCCTAGCCTTCAGCCTGGTGATGAGCGCGGGGCGGATGGGCCTTGCGGCCTTGCTCCTCCTTCCCAGCTGGCGAAGACCTCTGGCCAGCCGAAGGGGGCTTCCCTACGCGGTGGCCGCCGGGGCTTCCCTGGCCCTGCACTTTGCCCTTTGGATCACCTCCCTCTCCTACACCTCGGTGGCGGCCAGCACCGCCTTGGTCACCACCAATCCGGTCTGGGTCACCCTCTTCGGCTGGCTTTTCTTTCGGGAAGCTCCTTCCGGCCTAACCATGCTGGGGATTGGGATAGCCCTTTTGGGAGGGCTTTTGATCGGCCTGGGGGATGCCCAAGGGGGCGGGGGAACCAATCCCCTCCTCGGGGACTTCCTGGCCCTCCTGGGAGCGGTGGCTGCCTCCCTTTACTTCCTCCTGGGGCGGGAAGCCCAGAGGCGGGGGCTTTCCATCCTGGAGTACGTGCGGATAGCCTACACCACCGCAGCCCTCCTCCTCCTTCCTCTTCCCTACCTCTTTGGCGGAGGGTACGGGGGTTATCCCCTTGCGGTCTACGGCTACATCCTCCTCATGGCCCTTTTGCCGCAGCTTTTGGGCCATACCAGCTTCAACTGGGCCACCCGACACATCCCCCCGGTCCTGGTCACCCTGGCCATCCTCTTTGAACCGGTGGGGGCGAGCCTCCTGGCCTTCCTCCTCTTTGGGGAGCTTCCCGGGGTTCAGGTGCTCCTGGGAGCCCTGGTCCTCCTCCTCGGGGTGGGCATAGCCGTGGTGGGGGCACAGCGATGA
- a CDS encoding proton-translocating transhydrogenase family protein, translating to MEFGFWSALYIFVLTAFLGYELITRVPVILHTPLMSGSNFIHGVVVVGAMVVLGHAETGLEKLIGFLGVILGAANAAGGYAVTVRMLEMFERKPGKGGGQ from the coding sequence ATGGAGTTTGGCTTCTGGTCTGCCCTTTATATCTTCGTGCTCACGGCCTTTTTGGGTTATGAGCTCATCACCCGGGTGCCGGTGATCCTCCACACCCCCTTGATGTCCGGGTCCAACTTCATCCACGGGGTGGTGGTGGTGGGGGCCATGGTGGTCCTGGGGCACGCGGAAACCGGTTTGGAGAAGCTTATCGGCTTCCTGGGGGTCATCCTGGGGGCGGCCAACGCCGCCGGGGGGTATGCGGTTACGGTGCGCATGCTGGAGATGTTTGAGAGGAAGCCGGGCAAGGGGGGTGGTCAGTAA
- the rpsF gene encoding 30S ribosomal protein S6, translating to MRKYEVNIILNPNLDQNQLALEKEVIGKTLEAFGARVEKVEEWGMRRLAYPIAKDTQGYFLWYQVEMPEDRVNDLARELRLRDNVRRVMVVKTQEPLLTKA from the coding sequence ATGCGCAAGTACGAGGTGAACATCATCCTGAACCCCAACCTGGACCAGAACCAGCTCGCCCTGGAGAAGGAGGTCATCGGGAAGACCCTCGAGGCCTTCGGCGCCCGGGTGGAAAAGGTGGAGGAGTGGGGTATGCGCCGCCTGGCCTACCCCATCGCCAAGGACACCCAGGGCTACTTCCTCTGGTACCAGGTGGAGATGCCCGAGGACCGGGTAAACGACCTGGCCCGGGAGCTCCGCCTGCGCGATAACGTGCGCCGGGTCATGGTGGTGAAAACCCAGGAGCCCCTCCTCACCAAGGCGTAA
- the mgsA gene encoding methylglyoxal synthase: MKALALIAHDAKKDDMVAFCQRHRELLSRFPLLATGTTGKRIQEATGLEVERVLSGPLGGDMQIGSRVAEGKVLCVLFFQDPLTPKPHEPDVQALMRVCNVHGVPLATNLEAAEALVPWLAAQVG, translated from the coding sequence ATGAAGGCCTTGGCCCTTATCGCCCACGATGCCAAGAAGGACGATATGGTGGCCTTTTGCCAACGGCACCGGGAGCTTCTTTCCCGCTTCCCCCTCCTGGCCACGGGCACCACGGGGAAACGCATCCAGGAGGCCACCGGCCTCGAGGTGGAGCGGGTTCTTTCCGGTCCCCTGGGAGGGGATATGCAGATCGGGTCCAGGGTGGCTGAGGGAAAGGTGCTTTGCGTGCTCTTCTTCCAGGATCCCCTCACCCCCAAGCCCCACGAGCCCGACGTGCAGGCCCTCATGCGGGTGTGCAACGTGCACGGGGTGCCCTTGGCCACCAACCTCGAGGCGGCGGAGGCCCTTGTTCCCTGGCTTGCTGCCCAGGTGGGCTAG
- a CDS encoding ABC transporter permease — translation MERPFLEAQGLHKRFGALEAVLVGYLLWSFTLLSYSSLSFGLTEEAQTGTLEQVFLTPYGPIPLFLVRNLSGLLIQGLLVFLIALVLMALTGARLSFHPGVVLPFLAVLLGGYGLGFAMGSLALLYKRIGQLLGLSQFLLLFLLQAPGQGLFLLLPMAPGAALARSMLAEGAPLDPLFLLLAFLNGFLYLGLGLFLFKLAVHRAKKLGLLHGY, via the coding sequence ATGGAGCGCCCCTTTTTGGAAGCCCAGGGCCTGCACAAGCGCTTCGGGGCCCTCGAGGCCGTCCTGGTGGGCTACTTGCTCTGGTCCTTCACCCTGCTTTCCTATAGCAGCCTCTCCTTCGGCCTCACCGAGGAGGCCCAGACGGGCACCCTGGAGCAGGTCTTCCTTACCCCCTATGGGCCGATTCCCCTTTTTCTGGTGCGGAACCTCTCCGGCCTCCTCATCCAGGGGCTCCTGGTCTTTCTCATCGCCTTGGTGCTCATGGCCCTAACGGGAGCCCGGCTTTCCTTCCATCCCGGAGTGGTTCTCCCCTTCCTGGCCGTTCTCCTGGGGGGGTATGGCCTCGGGTTTGCCATGGGAAGCCTGGCCCTTTTATACAAGCGCATCGGCCAGCTTCTGGGCCTTTCCCAGTTCCTCTTGCTCTTTCTCCTGCAAGCCCCGGGCCAGGGGCTTTTTCTCCTCTTGCCCATGGCCCCCGGGGCCGCCTTAGCCCGGAGCATGCTGGCGGAAGGAGCGCCCCTGGACCCCCTGTTCCTGCTTCTGGCCTTCCTGAACGGCTTCCTCTACCTGGGCCTGGGGCTTTTCCTCTTCAAACTGGCGGTACATCGGGCCAAGAAGCTGGGGCTTTTGCATGGCTACTAG
- the rplI gene encoding 50S ribosomal protein L9: MKVILLEPLENLGDVGQVVDVKPGYARNYLLPRGLAVLATESNLKALEAKIRAQAKRLAERKAEAERLKEILENLTLTIPVRAGETKIYGSVTAKDIAEALSRQHGITIDPKRLQLEKPIKELGEYVLTYKPHPEVPIQLKVSVVAQE; this comes from the coding sequence GTGAAGGTCATTCTCTTGGAACCCCTGGAGAACCTGGGCGACGTGGGGCAGGTGGTGGACGTGAAGCCCGGCTACGCCCGGAACTACCTCTTGCCCCGGGGTCTGGCGGTTTTGGCCACGGAGAGCAACCTGAAGGCCCTCGAGGCCAAGATCCGCGCCCAGGCCAAGCGTCTGGCGGAGCGCAAGGCGGAGGCGGAGCGGCTTAAGGAGATCCTGGAGAACCTCACCCTCACCATTCCGGTGCGGGCGGGGGAGACCAAGATCTACGGCTCCGTCACCGCCAAGGACATCGCCGAGGCCCTTTCCCGCCAGCACGGGATCACCATTGACCCCAAGCGCCTCCAGCTGGAAAAGCCCATCAAGGAGCTTGGGGAGTACGTCCTCACCTACAAGCCCCATCCCGAGGTCCCCATCCAGCTCAAGGTGAGCGTGGTGGCCCAGGAGTAG
- a CDS encoding NAD(P) transhydrogenase subunit alpha, producing MVTIAVPKERAPGERRVALVPEVVARLVKQGARVRVERGAGEGAYYPDAAYQEAGAEVVERGELLRGANLLFTVQPPPLDLVEALEPGAIVVGFVQAHRNLDLVKALAAKKATVIAMELIPRITRAQSMDALSSQATVAGYLAALHAARLSPRFFPMLTTAAGTIRPAKVMVMGVGVAGLMAIATAKRLGAQVFAYDVRKAAVEQALSLGAKPIELPISAEGEGGYARELTEEEKRIQHEALREHVAGMDAIITTAQVPGRRAPILLTEDMVERLKPGTVVVDLAAESGGNCVLTQPGEVVEVRGVRIFGPLNLPSELSVHASEMYAKNLLNLSSLLVEKGEFAPKWEDEIIQGALLMKEGEILHGPTKALVGGA from the coding sequence ATGGTGACCATAGCGGTTCCCAAGGAAAGGGCTCCAGGGGAAAGAAGGGTGGCCCTGGTGCCCGAGGTGGTGGCCCGCCTGGTGAAGCAGGGGGCCAGGGTGCGGGTAGAGAGGGGCGCCGGGGAGGGTGCCTACTACCCCGACGCCGCCTACCAGGAAGCTGGGGCAGAGGTGGTGGAGCGAGGAGAGCTTCTGAGGGGCGCCAACCTGCTTTTCACTGTTCAACCGCCTCCCTTGGACCTGGTCGAGGCCCTGGAGCCCGGGGCCATCGTGGTGGGGTTTGTCCAGGCTCACAGGAACCTGGACCTGGTGAAGGCCTTGGCCGCCAAAAAGGCCACGGTGATCGCCATGGAGCTCATCCCCCGCATCACCCGGGCCCAGAGCATGGATGCCCTCTCCAGCCAGGCCACGGTGGCGGGGTACCTGGCGGCCCTTCACGCCGCGAGGCTTTCCCCCCGCTTCTTCCCCATGCTCACCACGGCGGCGGGCACCATCCGCCCCGCCAAGGTGATGGTCATGGGGGTGGGGGTGGCGGGGCTTATGGCCATCGCCACCGCCAAGCGCCTGGGGGCCCAGGTCTTTGCCTATGACGTGCGCAAGGCGGCGGTGGAGCAGGCCCTCTCCCTGGGAGCCAAGCCCATTGAGCTTCCCATCAGCGCGGAAGGGGAGGGCGGCTACGCCCGGGAGCTTACCGAGGAGGAGAAGCGCATCCAGCACGAGGCCCTGCGGGAGCACGTGGCGGGGATGGACGCCATCATCACCACCGCCCAGGTGCCGGGCCGCCGAGCCCCCATCCTCCTCACCGAGGACATGGTGGAGCGCCTGAAGCCGGGCACGGTGGTGGTGGACCTGGCGGCGGAAAGCGGGGGTAACTGCGTCCTCACCCAACCCGGGGAGGTGGTGGAGGTAAGGGGCGTGAGGATCTTTGGCCCCTTGAACCTCCCCAGCGAGCTTTCCGTGCACGCCTCGGAGATGTATGCCAAAAACCTTTTGAACCTTTCCAGCCTGCTCGTGGAAAAGGGCGAGTTTGCCCCCAAGTGGGAGGACGAGATCATCCAGGGGGCGCTTCTCATGAAGGAAGGCGAGATCCTGCACGGGCCCACCAAGGCCCTCGTGGGAGGTGCGTGA
- a CDS encoding single-stranded DNA-binding protein yields MARGLNRVFLIGTLTARPDMRYTPGGMAILDLNLAGQDTLLDASGQEREVPWYHRVRLLGRQAEMWGDILEKGQLVFVEGRLEYRQWEREGEKRSEVQIRADFIDPLEGRGRETLEDARGQPRLRHALNQVILMGNLTRDPDLRYTPQGTAVARLGLAINERRPGQGPDGERTHFIEVQAWRDLAEWAGELKRGEGLLVIGRLVNDSWMSSTGERRFQTRVEALRLERPTRGPERTGGSRPQEPERSVQTGGVDIDEGLEDFPPEEDLPF; encoded by the coding sequence ATGGCAAGAGGCCTGAACCGCGTTTTCCTTATCGGCACCCTTACCGCCCGTCCGGACATGCGCTACACCCCCGGGGGAATGGCCATTTTGGACCTGAACCTGGCGGGCCAGGATACTCTCCTGGATGCTTCCGGCCAGGAGCGGGAGGTGCCCTGGTACCATCGGGTCCGCCTTTTAGGCCGGCAGGCGGAGATGTGGGGGGACATCCTGGAAAAGGGCCAGCTGGTCTTTGTGGAGGGCCGGCTGGAATACCGGCAGTGGGAGCGGGAAGGGGAGAAGCGGAGCGAGGTCCAGATCCGGGCGGATTTCATCGACCCCTTGGAGGGGCGGGGCCGCGAGACCCTCGAGGACGCCCGGGGCCAGCCCAGGCTCCGCCACGCCCTAAACCAGGTGATCCTCATGGGCAACCTCACCCGCGATCCCGATCTGCGCTACACTCCCCAGGGGACGGCGGTGGCCAGGCTCGGCCTGGCGATCAACGAGCGCCGCCCGGGCCAGGGGCCGGATGGGGAAAGGACCCATTTCATAGAGGTTCAGGCCTGGCGCGACCTGGCCGAGTGGGCCGGGGAACTCAAGCGGGGCGAGGGGCTTTTGGTGATCGGCCGTTTGGTGAACGACTCCTGGATGAGCTCCACCGGGGAGAGGCGCTTCCAGACCCGTGTGGAAGCCCTCAGGTTGGAGCGACCCACCCGTGGGCCTGAAAGGACCGGCGGAAGCAGGCCCCAGGAGCCCGAGCGCTCCGTCCAGACGGGTGGGGTGGACATCGACGAAGGACTGGAAGACTTCCCGCCGGAGGAGGATTTGCCGTTTTGA
- a CDS encoding MFS transporter, with protein MAARVFLLFTLGYFLSYFYRSANAVLAKDLSQDLGLGPAELGFMTSLFYLSFATVQLPLGSLLDRYGPRIITPALLLVASLGSVVFGLAQSFPTLALGRALIGVGMAAALMGSLKAFSLWFPRTYATVSTLLVGLGATGGLLAATPLALLKEAMGWRGVFLLGAGVVVLVALLIYLGVRNTPPGVPWPKGGGGGGLREVLGNSRLLRVAFLALAFAGSFLALQTLWAGAYAYALGLEAVKVGNLLLLYSGGAVLGFLVSGYLADRLGTAKVLVGAASFFALGLLLALFKLLALAYPLMGFFGAFNILTLTQARELVPPHLVGRGTTLVNLFGIGGTFLLQWGVGVAVGTLGYAFAFGSLLGLLLLALFLYRPLLGLGKTSG; from the coding sequence ATGGCAGCGCGGGTTTTTCTCCTCTTCACCCTAGGCTACTTCCTCTCCTACTTCTACCGGTCGGCCAATGCGGTGCTGGCCAAGGATCTGTCCCAGGACCTGGGCCTGGGTCCGGCGGAGCTGGGCTTTATGACCAGCCTCTTCTACCTCTCCTTCGCCACGGTACAGCTCCCCTTGGGAAGCCTCCTGGACCGGTATGGTCCCCGGATCATCACCCCGGCCCTCCTCCTGGTGGCTTCCCTGGGAAGCGTGGTCTTCGGGCTGGCGCAAAGCTTCCCCACCCTGGCCCTGGGCCGGGCCCTGATCGGGGTGGGGATGGCCGCCGCCCTTATGGGCTCGCTAAAAGCCTTTAGCCTCTGGTTCCCCCGGACCTACGCCACCGTTTCCACCCTCCTGGTGGGCCTGGGGGCCACAGGGGGGCTTTTGGCGGCCACCCCCCTGGCCCTCCTGAAGGAGGCCATGGGCTGGCGGGGGGTCTTCCTCCTGGGGGCAGGGGTGGTGGTCCTGGTGGCCCTTCTCATCTACCTGGGGGTGCGGAACACCCCCCCTGGGGTTCCCTGGCCCAAGGGTGGGGGAGGCGGAGGGCTAAGGGAAGTCCTGGGCAATTCCAGGCTCCTGCGGGTGGCCTTTTTGGCCTTGGCCTTTGCGGGAAGCTTCCTGGCTTTGCAAACCCTCTGGGCTGGGGCCTACGCCTACGCCCTGGGCCTCGAGGCGGTGAAGGTGGGGAACCTCCTCCTCCTCTACTCGGGAGGCGCGGTCCTGGGCTTTTTGGTATCCGGCTACCTGGCCGACCGCCTGGGCACCGCCAAGGTGCTGGTGGGCGCGGCCTCTTTCTTCGCCCTGGGCCTCCTCCTCGCCCTCTTCAAGCTTCTTGCCCTTGCCTACCCCCTCATGGGATTCTTCGGAGCCTTCAACATCCTCACCCTTACCCAGGCCCGGGAGCTAGTGCCCCCTCACCTGGTGGGCCGGGGCACCACCTTGGTGAACCTCTTCGGCATTGGGGGCACCTTCCTGTTGCAGTGGGGGGTGGGGGTGGCGGTGGGAACCCTGGGATACGCCTTCGCCTTCGGCAGCCTTCTTGGCCTTCTCCTTCTGGCTCTTTTCCTTTACCGCCCCCTTCTCGGTTTGGGGAAAACCTCGGGGTGA
- a CDS encoding NAD(P)(+) transhydrogenase (Re/Si-specific) subunit beta, protein MDLIQAAYFVVAILFIVGLKRMAHPTTAKSGIVWAGWGMALAVLATFFWPGMQNFGLMLIALLVGSVVAWWAAVKVAMTDMPQMVAIYNGMGGGAAATIAAVELLKGAFENPGLMALAILGGLIGSVAFTGSLIAFAKLQGIMKSRPILFPGQKAVNALALLVTVLLGFSLLWNDPTLSIVLFFLLALLFGVLMTLPIGGGDMPVAISFYNAFTGMAVGFEGFAVGNPALMVAGTLVGAAGTLLTVLMARAMNRSVWNVLMGGFGVEQEAGEVKGSLKPIDVEDAAVMLAYASKVVFVPGYGMALSQAQHKVKELADLLESKGVEVKFAIHPVAGRMPGHMNVLLAEAGVDYDKLKDLEEINPEFPTVDVAVVIGANDVVNPAARRPGSPLYGMPILDVDKAKNVIVIKRGQGRGFAGVENELFYADNTRMLYGDAQNVLTQLTQALKKL, encoded by the coding sequence ATGGATCTCATCCAGGCAGCCTACTTCGTGGTGGCCATCCTTTTCATCGTGGGCTTAAAACGCATGGCCCATCCCACCACCGCCAAAAGCGGCATCGTCTGGGCGGGGTGGGGCATGGCCCTGGCGGTTCTGGCCACCTTCTTCTGGCCGGGGATGCAGAACTTTGGCCTTATGCTCATCGCCCTTCTGGTGGGCTCCGTGGTGGCCTGGTGGGCGGCCGTCAAGGTGGCCATGACCGACATGCCCCAGATGGTGGCCATCTACAACGGCATGGGTGGGGGCGCGGCCGCCACCATCGCCGCGGTGGAGCTCTTGAAGGGAGCCTTTGAGAACCCCGGCCTCATGGCCTTGGCCATTCTGGGTGGCCTCATCGGGAGCGTGGCCTTCACGGGAAGCCTCATCGCCTTCGCCAAGCTTCAGGGCATCATGAAAAGCCGGCCCATCCTCTTCCCCGGGCAGAAGGCGGTGAACGCCCTGGCCCTTCTCGTTACGGTCCTCCTGGGCTTTTCCCTCCTCTGGAACGACCCCACCCTGAGCATCGTGCTCTTCTTCCTCCTGGCCCTACTTTTCGGCGTTCTCATGACCCTACCCATCGGGGGCGGGGATATGCCGGTGGCCATCAGCTTCTACAACGCCTTCACCGGTATGGCCGTGGGCTTTGAGGGCTTCGCCGTGGGGAACCCGGCCTTGATGGTGGCGGGGACCCTGGTGGGGGCTGCGGGTACCCTCCTCACCGTGCTCATGGCCAGGGCCATGAACCGCTCCGTGTGGAACGTGCTGATGGGGGGGTTCGGCGTGGAGCAGGAGGCCGGGGAGGTCAAGGGAAGCCTCAAGCCCATCGACGTGGAGGATGCTGCCGTCATGCTGGCCTACGCCAGCAAGGTGGTCTTCGTGCCCGGCTACGGCATGGCCCTTTCCCAGGCCCAGCACAAGGTGAAGGAGCTGGCGGACCTTTTGGAGAGCAAGGGGGTGGAGGTGAAGTTCGCCATCCACCCGGTGGCGGGGCGGATGCCTGGGCACATGAACGTGCTCCTGGCTGAGGCTGGCGTGGACTACGACAAGCTCAAGGACCTCGAGGAGATCAACCCCGAGTTCCCCACCGTGGACGTGGCGGTGGTCATCGGGGCCAACGACGTGGTGAACCCTGCCGCCCGCCGCCCGGGGAGCCCCCTTTACGGCATGCCCATCCTGGACGTGGACAAGGCCAAGAACGTCATCGTCATCAAGCGGGGCCAGGGCAGGGGCTTTGCCGGAGTGGAGAACGAGCTCTTCTACGCCGACAACACCCGGATGCTCTACGGGGATGCGCAGAACGTCCTCACCCAGCTCACCCAGGCCCTGAAGAAGCTTTAG
- the rpsR gene encoding 30S ribosomal protein S18, which translates to MSTKNAKPKKEAQRRPSRKAKVKATLGEFDLRDYRNVEVLKRFLSETGKILPRRRTGLSAKEQRILAKTIKRARILGLLPFTEKLVRK; encoded by the coding sequence TTGAGCACGAAGAACGCGAAACCAAAGAAGGAGGCGCAGAGGCGCCCATCCCGCAAGGCTAAGGTGAAGGCCACCCTGGGGGAGTTTGACCTCAGGGACTACCGGAACGTGGAGGTGCTGAAGCGGTTCCTGTCGGAGACGGGGAAGATCCTTCCCCGCCGCCGCACGGGGCTTTCCGCCAAGGAGCAGCGGATCCTGGCCAAGACCATCAAGCGGGCGAGGATCCTAGGGCTTTTGCCCTTCACCGAGAAGCTGGTGCGGAAGTAG